Proteins encoded together in one Thermomonospora curvata DSM 43183 window:
- a CDS encoding ArsI/CadI family heavy metal resistance metalloenzyme — protein sequence MSRVQLALRVPDLEASIGFYSKLFGTGPAKVRPGYANFAIAEPPLKLVLIEGAGEDATRLDHLGVEVEDSAQVGHAARRLKESGLATVEENDTACCYAVQDKVWVTGPGGEPWEVYVVKGDADTLAKADDSACCTPRDSGSAGAAVGADCC from the coding sequence ATGTCCCGCGTCCAGCTCGCCCTGCGTGTGCCCGACCTGGAAGCCTCGATCGGCTTCTACAGCAAGCTGTTCGGCACCGGGCCCGCCAAGGTCCGGCCCGGCTACGCCAACTTCGCCATCGCCGAGCCTCCGCTCAAGCTCGTCCTCATCGAAGGCGCCGGCGAGGACGCCACCCGGCTGGACCACCTGGGCGTGGAGGTCGAGGACTCCGCCCAGGTCGGCCACGCCGCCCGGCGGCTGAAGGAGTCCGGGCTGGCCACCGTGGAGGAGAACGACACCGCCTGCTGCTACGCCGTCCAGGACAAGGTGTGGGTCACCGGCCCCGGCGGCGAACCCTGGGAGGTGTATGTGGTCAAAGGCGACGCAGACACCCTTGCCAAAGCCGACGACTCCGCCTGCTGCACGCCCCGGGACTCCGGTTCCGCCGGGGCCGCAGTGGGCGCGGACTGCTGCTGA
- a CDS encoding ArsR/SmtB family transcription factor codes for MTSPDADACCSPLVCAPLSEEEAAELAPLFKAIADPVRLRLLSLIACRKGGEVCVCELTGAFDVTAPTISHHLKVLKQAGLVVSERRGTWVYYRVNPHLLERLSSLLDPRPLTATSR; via the coding sequence GTGACGTCCCCAGATGCGGACGCGTGCTGCTCGCCGCTGGTGTGCGCACCGCTGAGCGAGGAGGAGGCCGCCGAGCTGGCACCGCTGTTCAAGGCGATCGCCGACCCGGTGCGGCTGCGGCTGCTGTCACTGATCGCCTGCCGCAAGGGCGGTGAGGTGTGCGTGTGCGAGCTGACCGGCGCCTTCGACGTGACCGCCCCGACGATCAGCCACCACCTGAAGGTGCTCAAACAGGCCGGCCTGGTCGTCTCCGAGCGACGCGGAACCTGGGTGTACTACCGGGTGAACCCGCACCTGCTGGAACGCCTCTCGTCGCTCTTGGACCCTCGCCCGCTCACGGCGACGTCCCGCTGA
- a CDS encoding DUF6082 family protein, whose product MSPVGIFFSGVAFLGIAAALLLQGRELRNQREELAIARQEQIRSSELAMRQLHTDLIKMAIEDSELRSVWPAPAPGHETTRKDHYCNLILNLQKVAYETGTIELQELRSALRFLMTSPDMRSFWTRSRTARVSVTADDEAEDTFTAEVDAAYAATIAP is encoded by the coding sequence GTGAGCCCCGTGGGCATCTTCTTCTCCGGGGTGGCGTTCCTGGGCATCGCCGCGGCCCTGCTGCTGCAGGGCCGCGAGCTGCGCAATCAGCGTGAGGAACTGGCCATCGCCCGCCAGGAGCAGATCCGCAGCAGCGAACTGGCGATGCGGCAGCTGCACACCGACCTGATCAAGATGGCCATCGAGGACAGCGAGCTCCGCTCGGTGTGGCCCGCCCCGGCCCCGGGCCATGAGACCACCCGCAAGGATCACTACTGCAACCTGATCCTCAATCTGCAGAAGGTCGCCTACGAGACGGGCACCATCGAATTGCAGGAGCTCCGCAGCGCGCTGCGCTTTTTGATGACCAGCCCCGACATGCGCTCGTTCTGGACGCGCAGCCGCACGGCACGGGTGTCCGTGACCGCCGACGACGAGGCCGAGGACACCTTCACCGCCGAGGTCGACGCCGCTTACGCCGCCACCATCGCCCCTTGA
- a CDS encoding SLC13 family permease produces the protein MSATLALAIFVTAFFFIATEKADKVKVVLIAAGAMAALKLIPGAEVFFSEHEGIDWNVIFLLLGMMIIVGIIKQTGVFDYLAIWAAKRSRGRPYRLMVMLVAITAITSPFLDNVTTIMLVAPVTVVVCNRLQIPVQPYLIAEVLASNIGGAATLIGDPPNIIIGSRAGLSFNDFLVHLTPVVVIICVAFALLAWVLFRKSFHYNPDRVAEVMALQERRAITDPALLARCLVVLALVMLGFGLHSVLHIEPSIVALLGAGVMILVARTDINDVLGEVEWPTLVFFMGLFVMVGGLVHTGVIETAGSWAVEAVGDNFFGAATALLFGSAVLGAFFDNIPYTATMAPIVEGLAAEAPDAATGQALWWAFALGADFSGNGTAVAASANVVAIGIAARSGHRISFWEFTRYGITVTLLTTFMAWVYVYLRYFA, from the coding sequence ATGAGCGCGACCCTCGCCCTGGCCATCTTCGTCACCGCCTTCTTCTTCATCGCGACCGAGAAGGCCGACAAGGTCAAGGTCGTGCTCATCGCCGCCGGCGCGATGGCGGCGCTGAAGCTCATCCCCGGCGCCGAGGTGTTCTTCTCCGAGCACGAGGGGATCGACTGGAACGTCATCTTCCTGCTGCTCGGCATGATGATCATCGTCGGGATCATCAAGCAGACCGGGGTCTTCGACTATCTGGCGATCTGGGCCGCCAAACGCTCCCGGGGACGTCCCTACCGGCTGATGGTCATGCTCGTGGCCATCACCGCGATCACCTCGCCGTTCCTGGACAACGTGACCACCATCATGCTGGTGGCCCCGGTCACCGTGGTGGTCTGCAACCGGCTGCAGATCCCCGTCCAGCCCTACCTGATCGCCGAGGTGCTGGCCTCCAACATCGGCGGCGCGGCCACGCTGATCGGCGACCCGCCCAACATCATCATCGGCAGCCGCGCCGGGCTGAGCTTCAACGACTTCCTGGTGCACCTGACGCCCGTCGTCGTGATCATCTGCGTGGCGTTCGCGCTGCTGGCGTGGGTGCTGTTCCGCAAGTCGTTCCACTACAACCCCGACCGGGTGGCCGAGGTGATGGCCCTGCAGGAACGCCGGGCGATCACCGACCCGGCGCTGCTGGCGCGCTGCCTGGTGGTGCTGGCCCTGGTGATGCTGGGCTTCGGGCTGCACTCGGTGCTGCACATAGAGCCCTCGATCGTCGCCCTGCTGGGGGCGGGCGTGATGATCCTGGTCGCCCGCACCGACATCAACGATGTCCTCGGCGAGGTCGAGTGGCCCACCCTGGTGTTCTTCATGGGCCTGTTCGTGATGGTCGGCGGGCTGGTCCACACCGGGGTCATCGAGACCGCCGGCTCCTGGGCGGTGGAGGCGGTCGGCGACAACTTCTTCGGAGCCGCCACGGCCCTGCTGTTCGGCTCGGCGGTGCTGGGGGCGTTCTTCGACAACATCCCCTACACCGCCACCATGGCGCCCATCGTCGAGGGCCTGGCCGCCGAGGCCCCCGACGCGGCTACCGGGCAGGCCCTGTGGTGGGCCTTCGCCCTGGGCGCCGACTTCAGCGGCAACGGCACCGCCGTCGCCGCCAGCGCCAACGTGGTCGCCATCGGCATCGCCGCCCGCAGCGGTCACCGCATCTCGTTCTGGGAGTTCACCCGGTACGGGATCACCGTCACCTTGCTGACCACCTTCATGGCGTGGGTCTACGTCTACCTGCGCTACTTCGCCTGA
- a CDS encoding CBS domain-containing protein yields MRARDIAIQVPTVAVGDSVTRTVRVMALGRLPGLIVVDERRRPRMVVPGTQILRMLVPRSYQEDPALARTVDEPHADLFWRELGELTIGDFLHDQDFRPVTVREDATLLEAAALMARRRTPLVVVVDRDGTMTGAVTLDRLLGSLALSAPQE; encoded by the coding sequence ATGCGAGCACGCGACATCGCCATACAGGTGCCGACCGTGGCCGTCGGAGACTCGGTCACCCGGACGGTGCGGGTCATGGCGTTGGGGCGACTGCCCGGACTCATCGTGGTGGACGAACGCCGCCGTCCCCGCATGGTGGTGCCCGGCACCCAGATTCTCCGGATGCTGGTGCCGCGGTCCTACCAGGAGGACCCGGCGCTGGCCCGGACCGTGGACGAGCCGCACGCCGACCTGTTCTGGCGGGAACTGGGCGAGCTCACCATCGGCGACTTCCTGCACGACCAGGACTTCCGCCCGGTCACCGTGCGGGAGGACGCCACGCTGCTGGAAGCCGCGGCGCTCATGGCCCGCCGGCGCACCCCGCTGGTCGTCGTGGTGGACCGGGACGGGACGATGACCGGCGCCGTCACCTTGGACCGGCTGCTGGGCAGCCTGGCGCTGAGCGCACCGCAGGAGTGA
- a CDS encoding group I truncated hemoglobin codes for MSETPRQSIYEAIGGEDALIAVVDDLYRRILDDPLLKGFFTSVNMPRLKGRQVEFFGQALGGPMTYTGASMRKAHAGLGIGPEHFAAVAGHLKDALAGAGVPADLIEEIMNLVAPLADEIVTVPASTG; via the coding sequence ATGAGCGAAACTCCCCGACAGTCCATCTACGAGGCCATCGGAGGCGAGGACGCGCTGATCGCGGTGGTCGACGACCTTTACCGCAGAATCCTCGACGACCCCCTGCTGAAGGGCTTTTTCACCTCGGTGAACATGCCCCGGCTCAAAGGACGGCAGGTGGAGTTCTTCGGCCAGGCCCTGGGCGGGCCGATGACCTACACCGGAGCCTCGATGCGCAAGGCGCACGCCGGGCTGGGCATCGGCCCCGAGCATTTCGCGGCGGTGGCCGGGCATCTGAAGGACGCGCTGGCCGGCGCCGGCGTCCCCGCGGACCTCATCGAGGAGATCATGAACCTGGTGGCGCCGCTGGCCGACGAGATCGTCACCGTCCCCGCGTCCACCGGCTGA
- a CDS encoding HGxxPAAW family protein, which produces MSASHAGRPSSWLVVALGLIGFTIGGVALCIGPNWVLFGVGVAVTVVSGVLGLAVGIMSDVVLDKPRAVSGGTPAAKSGS; this is translated from the coding sequence ATGTCCGCAAGTCATGCTGGACGGCCCAGCTCGTGGCTGGTCGTCGCGCTGGGCCTGATCGGTTTCACCATCGGCGGGGTCGCCCTGTGCATCGGCCCGAACTGGGTGCTGTTCGGTGTGGGCGTGGCCGTGACGGTGGTGAGCGGCGTGCTGGGCCTGGCGGTCGGCATCATGTCCGATGTGGTGCTGGACAAGCCGCGGGCGGTCTCCGGCGGTACCCCGGCGGCCAAGTCCGGCAGCTGA
- a CDS encoding TIGR03617 family F420-dependent LLM class oxidoreductase has product MEIIASCPPRLPLSEVGRYAQRIESLGYDVLHVPETIHDAFTVAALAITHTSRLVIRTSMVVAFPRSPMLTAYAAWDLAKLSAGRFQLGIASQVRGNIVGRFSTPWSDPVARLGDYVASLRAIFHSFQTGEPLEHTGSHYRFERLQPYFNPGPIDHPAPQIWTGGVNAEMCALAGRVSDGFVCHPTSSHPRMLERRILPALARGAREAGRDDNGPAVVVGPYPLIAKDSRELARVRRERRAELAFLYSTPAYRRQLEEFGLGDLGAALSDMARCKDWANLADLMSDDVIAMLVPQGTFEEMPGILGDWYAGRCSGIVINVPDDSEHDDLYRLLVDQCRGIPAAPA; this is encoded by the coding sequence TTGGAGATCATTGCCTCGTGCCCGCCCCGCCTGCCGCTGAGCGAGGTCGGACGGTACGCCCAGCGGATCGAGAGCCTGGGCTATGACGTGCTGCACGTCCCCGAGACCATCCACGACGCCTTCACCGTCGCGGCCCTGGCCATCACCCACACCTCGCGGTTGGTGATCCGCACCAGCATGGTCGTCGCGTTCCCGCGCAGCCCGATGCTGACCGCCTACGCCGCATGGGACCTGGCGAAGCTGTCGGCGGGGCGGTTCCAGCTCGGCATCGCCTCCCAGGTCCGCGGCAACATCGTCGGGCGGTTCTCCACCCCGTGGTCCGATCCCGTCGCGCGGCTGGGCGACTACGTCGCCTCGCTGCGCGCGATCTTCCACTCCTTCCAGACCGGCGAGCCCTTGGAGCACACCGGCAGCCACTACCGGTTCGAGCGGCTCCAGCCGTACTTCAACCCCGGCCCCATCGACCATCCCGCCCCGCAGATCTGGACCGGCGGCGTGAACGCCGAAATGTGCGCCCTGGCCGGGCGGGTCTCCGACGGCTTCGTCTGCCATCCGACCAGCTCCCACCCCCGGATGCTCGAGCGCAGGATCCTTCCCGCCCTCGCCCGCGGGGCACGGGAGGCCGGACGCGACGACAACGGCCCCGCGGTCGTCGTCGGGCCGTATCCGCTGATCGCGAAAGATTCCCGTGAACTCGCCCGGGTCAGGCGGGAACGCCGTGCAGAGCTGGCGTTCCTCTACAGCACCCCCGCCTACCGCAGGCAACTGGAGGAGTTCGGCCTCGGCGACCTCGGTGCGGCGCTGTCGGACATGGCCCGCTGCAAGGACTGGGCGAACCTCGCCGATCTCATGAGCGACGACGTCATCGCGATGCTCGTCCCCCAGGGAACCTTCGAGGAGATGCCCGGCATCCTCGGCGACTGGTATGCCGGGCGCTGCTCCGGGATCGTGATCAACGTCCCGGACGACTCTGAGCACGACGACCTCTACCGGCTGCTGGTGGATCAGTGCCGCGGGATTCCCGCCGCTCCCGCCTGA
- a CDS encoding helix-turn-helix transcriptional regulator, with product MRLLERDDALGRLREATEQAAGGTGRVVVVGGEAGVGKTTLVRRFASELDDGVRVLWGACDDLTVPQPLGPLLEIAEQTGGLLLPAVQGGDPREVGRTLRAVLAEDVPRVCVLEDCHWADEATLDVLAHVARRLRGLHTVLLVTFRDEGLGADHRLRAVIGSIPPDDLVRVPLRPLSRAAVGELAGADADVDALYAATGGNPFLVTEMLAAGTGGEAGPVPPTVRDAVLARAARLGPAARALLEAVSVIPARAELWLVEELLGPVAEAVEECERSGLLVVEGQTLHYRHELARLAYARSLPSLRSVELNRAILRALEERRQDPARLVHHAEQAHDHRALARHAMTAGRRAARSRSHREAVALFERALRHPQALEPAERAAAYEALSEEAYIDGRSDLALSARQSALALRREQGDLRAVGVNLCRLSRLQWWTGRRREAEETAEQAVELLRRLGPSRELALAYSHQSNLLMLVQRTGEAITVGEKAMELARVLGDTATLLDAQTNVGSARMFHDPDGGRELLRRAGETALACDLEEDVDHIACRAFHNIASIDFDHFRLREARPRIEHALSVARKLEQWWFEADTLILRAIHDLACGRWQAAVTTVEELLGSAELPSVSEAPALRVLAAVELRRGGRQAHSLIEQAWRLARPTEELQWMRPAAALRAEAAWLVGDVRGVREATDAVYPVALEHGHAWDIGELAVWRWRAGLLQAAPPRCAEPHALSIAGDWEGAAAAWERIGAPYERALALCDAPDPQAVLTGLGILDELGASAPARLVRRRLQRLGVRNVPRGPRPATRAHPAGLSRRQAEVLELVAAGMSNAEIAKTLFLTPKTVEHHVSAILRKLRVDSRAAAAEAARSLGLVRPPAASG from the coding sequence ATGCGTTTGCTGGAGCGGGACGATGCGCTGGGCCGGCTGCGGGAGGCGACGGAGCAGGCCGCGGGCGGCACCGGGCGCGTCGTGGTGGTCGGCGGGGAGGCCGGGGTCGGCAAGACGACCCTGGTGCGGCGGTTCGCCTCCGAGCTCGATGACGGGGTGCGGGTGCTGTGGGGGGCCTGTGACGACCTGACGGTGCCGCAGCCGCTGGGACCGCTGCTGGAGATCGCCGAGCAGACCGGGGGGCTGCTGCTGCCGGCGGTGCAGGGCGGCGACCCGCGGGAGGTCGGCCGGACGCTGCGGGCCGTGCTGGCCGAGGACGTGCCGCGGGTGTGCGTGCTGGAGGATTGCCACTGGGCCGACGAGGCCACCTTGGACGTGCTGGCGCACGTGGCCCGGCGGCTGCGGGGCCTGCACACGGTGCTGCTGGTGACCTTCCGCGACGAAGGGCTGGGCGCCGACCACCGGCTGCGGGCGGTCATCGGGTCCATCCCGCCCGACGACCTGGTCCGGGTGCCGCTGCGTCCGCTGTCGCGGGCGGCGGTGGGCGAGCTGGCCGGGGCGGACGCCGACGTCGACGCCCTGTATGCGGCCACCGGGGGCAACCCGTTCCTGGTCACCGAGATGCTGGCGGCCGGCACCGGGGGCGAGGCCGGGCCGGTGCCGCCGACGGTGCGGGACGCGGTGCTGGCACGGGCGGCGCGGCTGGGCCCGGCGGCGCGGGCGCTGCTGGAGGCGGTGTCGGTGATCCCGGCCCGGGCCGAGCTGTGGCTGGTGGAGGAGCTGCTGGGGCCGGTGGCGGAGGCGGTGGAGGAGTGCGAGCGCTCCGGGCTGCTGGTGGTGGAGGGGCAGACCCTGCACTACCGGCATGAGCTGGCCCGTCTCGCCTACGCCCGCTCCCTGCCGTCACTGCGGTCGGTGGAGCTGAACCGGGCGATCCTGCGGGCGCTGGAGGAGCGCCGGCAGGACCCGGCCCGCCTGGTGCACCACGCCGAACAGGCCCACGACCACCGGGCGCTGGCCCGGCACGCGATGACCGCCGGGCGGCGGGCGGCCCGCAGCCGTTCCCACCGCGAGGCGGTGGCGTTGTTCGAACGGGCGCTGCGGCACCCGCAGGCGCTGGAACCGGCCGAACGCGCCGCGGCTTATGAGGCGCTGTCGGAGGAGGCCTACATCGACGGCCGCTCCGACCTGGCGCTGAGCGCCCGGCAGTCGGCGCTGGCGCTGCGGCGCGAGCAGGGCGACCTGCGGGCGGTCGGGGTGAACCTGTGCCGGCTGTCGCGGCTGCAGTGGTGGACGGGGCGGCGCCGCGAGGCCGAGGAGACCGCCGAGCAGGCGGTGGAGCTCCTGCGGCGGCTGGGGCCGTCCCGGGAACTGGCGCTGGCCTACAGCCACCAGTCGAACCTGCTGATGCTCGTCCAGCGCACCGGCGAGGCCATCACCGTCGGGGAGAAGGCGATGGAGCTGGCGCGGGTGCTCGGCGACACCGCCACGCTGCTGGACGCGCAGACCAACGTGGGCTCGGCGCGGATGTTCCACGACCCCGATGGCGGGCGCGAGCTGCTGCGGCGGGCCGGGGAGACGGCACTGGCGTGCGACCTGGAGGAGGATGTGGACCACATCGCCTGCCGGGCCTTCCACAACATCGCCTCCATCGACTTCGACCACTTCCGGCTGCGGGAGGCCCGGCCGCGGATCGAGCACGCCCTGTCGGTGGCCCGCAAGCTGGAGCAGTGGTGGTTCGAGGCCGACACGCTCATCCTGCGCGCGATACACGATCTGGCCTGCGGACGCTGGCAGGCCGCCGTGACGACCGTGGAGGAGCTGCTGGGGAGCGCCGAGCTGCCGAGTGTGTCGGAGGCGCCGGCGCTGCGGGTGCTGGCGGCCGTGGAGCTGCGGCGCGGCGGCCGGCAGGCGCACTCCCTTATCGAGCAGGCCTGGCGGCTGGCCCGTCCCACCGAGGAGCTGCAGTGGATGCGGCCCGCGGCGGCGTTGCGCGCCGAGGCCGCCTGGCTGGTCGGGGACGTGCGCGGCGTGCGGGAGGCCACCGACGCGGTCTACCCGGTCGCCCTGGAGCACGGCCACGCCTGGGACATCGGGGAGCTGGCGGTGTGGCGGTGGCGCGCCGGGCTGCTGCAGGCCGCCCCGCCCCGCTGTGCCGAACCTCACGCGCTGTCCATCGCCGGGGACTGGGAGGGCGCGGCCGCCGCCTGGGAGCGGATCGGCGCCCCCTATGAGCGGGCGCTGGCGTTGTGCGACGCCCCCGACCCGCAGGCCGTGCTGACCGGGCTGGGGATTTTGGACGAGCTGGGCGCGTCCGCCCCGGCCCGGCTGGTGCGCCGCCGCCTGCAGCGGCTGGGGGTGCGCAACGTGCCCCGCGGGCCGCGTCCGGCCACGCGCGCCCATCCGGCCGGGCTCAGCCGCCGCCAGGCCGAGGTGCTGGAGCTGGTGGCCGCCGGGATGTCCAACGCCGAGATCGCCAAGACCTTGTTCCTGACGCCCAAGACCGTCGAGCACCATGTGTCGGCGATCCTGCGCAAGCTGCGGGTGGATTCCCGGGCCGCCGCCGCCGAGGCCGCCCGTTCGCTGGGGCTCGTCCGTCCCCCGGCGGCGAGCGGCTGA
- a CDS encoding DUF397 domain-containing protein, with protein sequence MHTLNPSQAKWRKSSRSSGNGACVEAARLETAIGLRDSKNPDAGHLTISPEAFAALLTRIKHGELTA encoded by the coding sequence ATGCACACGCTCAACCCCTCCCAAGCCAAATGGCGTAAGAGCAGCCGCAGTAGCGGCAATGGCGCCTGCGTCGAGGCCGCCCGACTGGAGACCGCCATCGGACTGCGCGACTCCAAGAACCCCGACGCCGGACACCTCACCATCTCCCCCGAAGCCTTCGCCGCCCTCCTGACCCGCATCAAACACGGCGAACTGACGGCCTGA
- a CDS encoding DUF5753 domain-containing protein, with amino-acid sequence MPSARGEPVEDHIGDDRPALPAGRAGPEGHPVSEAEAQTLLTYSAILIPGLLQTEDYARAVIRGMLPELSSEEVERRVIARMDRQAALSKENPLRLWLVVDEAALRRQIGGPQVMRTQIKHLLESSERPEITLQVLPFEAGPHPAMLGEFIILKFEDPPAPDIVYIDGLAGDLFADDDSSIKRYATAFEYLRAIASSPSASREVLSSLIRNI; translated from the coding sequence GTGCCATCGGCCCGGGGCGAACCCGTCGAGGATCACATCGGTGACGATCGTCCGGCCCTTCCCGCCGGTCGCGCCGGGCCGGAGGGGCACCCGGTATCGGAAGCCGAAGCCCAGACGCTGCTGACGTACAGCGCGATACTCATTCCCGGACTGCTTCAAACTGAGGACTACGCCCGCGCCGTCATCAGGGGCATGCTCCCGGAACTCTCCTCTGAAGAGGTGGAGCGGCGAGTCATAGCCCGGATGGATCGGCAAGCCGCCCTGAGCAAAGAAAACCCGTTGCGGCTCTGGCTGGTCGTGGACGAGGCCGCACTCCGACGCCAGATCGGCGGCCCTCAGGTCATGCGCACGCAGATCAAGCACCTGCTGGAGTCTTCGGAGCGCCCAGAGATCACACTCCAGGTACTTCCCTTCGAGGCAGGCCCTCACCCAGCGATGCTGGGAGAGTTCATCATCCTCAAGTTCGAGGATCCACCTGCGCCAGACATCGTCTACATCGATGGCCTTGCTGGCGACCTATTTGCAGACGATGATTCAAGTATCAAGCGGTATGCCACGGCCTTTGAGTACCTGCGTGCCATCGCGTCCAGCCCGTCAGCTTCGCGCGAGGTTTTGTCATCTCTGATCCGAAACATCTGA
- a CDS encoding GNAT family N-acetyltransferase, whose protein sequence is MEIKTVGYDHPDAARLIDGIQQEMVVRYGGPDETPVEPAQFSPPNGLFLVGYRDGEPVACGGWRSHGNGTVEIKRMYVVPQARGNGYARRLLAELEHTARRAGHRRIILETGEKQPEAVALYRSAGYGDVPPFGHYACAPGSIHLGKNLDAPEDSG, encoded by the coding sequence ATGGAGATCAAGACAGTGGGCTACGACCACCCCGACGCCGCCCGGCTGATCGACGGCATTCAGCAGGAGATGGTCGTGCGGTACGGAGGCCCGGACGAGACACCGGTCGAACCCGCCCAGTTCTCCCCGCCGAACGGGCTGTTCCTGGTCGGCTACCGGGACGGGGAGCCGGTGGCGTGCGGCGGCTGGCGCTCCCACGGGAACGGCACCGTCGAGATCAAGCGCATGTACGTGGTGCCGCAGGCCCGCGGCAACGGGTACGCCAGGCGCCTGCTGGCCGAACTCGAGCACACCGCCCGCCGGGCCGGGCACCGCCGCATCATCCTGGAGACCGGCGAGAAGCAGCCCGAGGCGGTGGCGCTGTACCGGTCGGCGGGCTACGGCGACGTCCCGCCCTTCGGGCACTACGCCTGCGCCCCGGGCAGCATCCACCTGGGCAAGAACCTCGACGCCCCGGAAGACTCCGGCTGA
- a CDS encoding DUF6879 family protein translates to MDSARRTPPHLEEFQQAFGEAWSRLKRRFLKVECWQSYREADGVRSQKAYQEGKAELARELLREEAKGDQPLYEEVNARNLEFTRIRLISLPLTDYLRYEMINYEIRRALGENIEFVTPPTPVTDYFDFLLFDDHTALIHDYGPGPVGHQVGGWVTRAAEPLKHLEKLACELRTYARPWPNVGEKGLPGRKTVDIAATVA, encoded by the coding sequence ATGGATTCTGCAAGACGCACACCGCCTCACCTGGAGGAGTTCCAGCAGGCGTTCGGCGAGGCCTGGAGCCGGCTCAAGCGGCGCTTCCTCAAGGTCGAATGCTGGCAGTCCTACCGGGAGGCCGACGGCGTCCGCTCGCAAAAGGCGTACCAGGAGGGAAAAGCCGAGCTCGCGCGCGAACTGCTCCGTGAGGAGGCCAAAGGCGATCAGCCGCTGTACGAGGAGGTGAACGCCCGGAATCTGGAGTTCACGCGCATCCGGTTGATCTCTCTCCCGCTCACCGACTACCTGCGCTACGAGATGATCAACTATGAGATCCGCCGGGCTTTGGGGGAGAACATCGAATTCGTCACACCTCCCACACCCGTCACCGACTATTTCGACTTCCTGTTGTTCGACGATCACACCGCTCTCATCCACGACTACGGCCCCGGACCGGTGGGCCACCAGGTCGGCGGCTGGGTCACCCGGGCCGCCGAGCCGCTGAAGCATCTGGAGAAACTGGCCTGCGAGCTGCGCACCTATGCGCGACCGTGGCCGAACGTCGGGGAAAAGGGACTTCCGGGACGAAAGACCGTGGACATCGCCGCCACAGTCGCGTAG